One window from the genome of Terriglobales bacterium encodes:
- the dapB gene encoding 4-hydroxy-tetrahydrodipicolinate reductase, translating into MNHPLQLAINGASGRMGRALQALLSGDARFELAASIHASDEWRGTPKLDVVIDFSAPTGFDAALAHCVAYRIAFVSGTTGLDAAQRAALIEAAHTIPVLHAANFSLGIAVLTRALREAAAALPDWDLEIIEAHHTRKVDAPSGTALALGRVAAEARRQDFDEVAVLSREGHVGARPDRAIGFATIRAGDIVGEHIALLATMGERLELSHRATDRSIFVRGALAAAAWLAGKSSGCYSLDDVIDARA; encoded by the coding sequence GTGAATCATCCACTCCAACTCGCCATCAATGGCGCCAGCGGCCGCATGGGCCGCGCATTGCAAGCATTGCTGTCCGGCGACGCCCGGTTCGAGCTGGCCGCCTCGATCCACGCATCGGACGAATGGCGCGGCACGCCGAAGCTGGACGTTGTGATCGATTTCAGCGCACCGACAGGATTCGATGCGGCGCTCGCGCACTGCGTGGCATATCGCATTGCATTCGTTAGCGGCACCACTGGACTCGATGCCGCGCAACGCGCGGCATTGATTGAAGCGGCGCACACCATCCCTGTGCTGCACGCCGCCAATTTCAGTCTCGGCATCGCGGTGCTGACTCGCGCGCTGCGAGAGGCCGCCGCGGCGCTGCCCGATTGGGATCTCGAAATCATCGAAGCCCACCACACGCGCAAGGTCGACGCGCCGTCGGGCACCGCACTGGCGCTGGGGCGTGTCGCCGCCGAGGCGCGCAGGCAGGACTTTGATGAGGTTGCCGTGCTGTCACGTGAAGGCCATGTCGGTGCGCGGCCAGACCGTGCAATCGGCTTCGCCACGATTCGTGCGGGCGATATCGTGGGCGAGCACATCGCATTGCTTGCGACGATGGGCGAGCGTCTCGAACTTTCGCACCGCGCCACCGATCGCAGCATTTTCGTGCGTGGTGCGCTGGCAGCCGCGGCTTGGCTCGCAGGCAAGTCGAGTGGCTGCTATTCGCTGGACGACGTGATCGATGCTCGGGCTTGA
- a CDS encoding nuclear transport factor 2 family protein, which yields MEKIVSIVAMICVGVFAGGVCAQSASLPAEQAISPIMSKMLAAANSHDTDAFMAPMEHTQSLAFAFNGEVIQGWDALRAQQLKWWSKSRSATKFTYAQNGTPGILALDRDVEVVTWPLVSRWTSADGKTGSSDFVVTYIWRRTPEGWRIAYGHESWRKPPG from the coding sequence ATGGAAAAGATCGTTTCAATTGTTGCGATGATTTGCGTTGGCGTGTTTGCGGGAGGCGTCTGCGCGCAATCCGCTTCATTACCGGCGGAGCAAGCCATTAGCCCGATCATGTCGAAGATGCTGGCTGCCGCCAACTCGCACGACACCGACGCGTTCATGGCGCCGATGGAGCACACTCAAAGCCTGGCGTTCGCGTTCAATGGGGAGGTCATCCAGGGCTGGGATGCGCTGCGTGCGCAGCAGTTGAAGTGGTGGAGCAAAAGCAGGAGCGCCACAAAATTCACCTATGCGCAGAACGGCACGCCCGGAATCCTGGCTCTGGACCGCGATGTCGAAGTCGTGACGTGGCCGCTGGTGTCGCGTTGGACGTCTGCGGACGGGAAGACCGGCAGCAGCGACTTCGTCGTGACCTACATCTGGCGGCGCACGCCCGAAGGATGGCGCATCGCGTACGGCCACGAATCGTGGAGGAAGCCGCCGGGTTGA
- a CDS encoding 2OG-Fe(II) oxygenase, translating into MLAATLLDPARLDRPDTLIRSDPFPFMIAHGQLPEQSRTDLERDFPKYSGAGFFPYDEQECGPSIRALVDALTSPAFASTVGAKLGIGNLGQFPTLVTICRHLNKRHGTIHTDSKSKVATALLYLNPNWHDTSDGCLRFLAKIDDIDTAIAPEVKPLYGEFVIFKRADNSFHGHLPYEGERRVIQVAWLTSEEEKLRKTQRGVATRFFKKIAGRLDKKFGAGRDRNAAHRD; encoded by the coding sequence ATGCTCGCCGCAACCCTGCTCGATCCCGCCCGCCTCGATCGCCCGGATACGCTGATCCGCAGCGATCCGTTTCCGTTCATGATCGCGCACGGGCAGCTTCCCGAACAATCGCGCACCGATCTGGAACGCGACTTTCCGAAATACTCGGGCGCGGGATTTTTCCCCTACGACGAACAGGAATGCGGACCATCGATCCGCGCGTTGGTCGATGCACTGACTTCGCCCGCATTCGCCAGCACGGTCGGCGCCAAGCTCGGCATCGGCAACCTGGGGCAATTTCCGACGCTGGTGACGATCTGCCGGCATCTCAACAAGCGCCACGGCACCATCCATACCGACAGCAAATCCAAGGTCGCGACCGCGCTCCTGTACCTCAACCCGAACTGGCATGACACCAGCGACGGCTGCCTGCGCTTCCTTGCGAAGATCGACGACATCGACACCGCGATCGCGCCGGAAGTGAAGCCGCTGTACGGCGAGTTCGTGATCTTCAAGCGTGCCGACAATTCCTTCCACGGCCACCTGCCCTATGAGGGCGAACGCCGCGTGATCCAGGTCGCATGGCTGACCAGCGAGGAAGAAAAGCTGCGCAAGACACAGCGCGGCGTCGCGACCCGCTTCTTCAAGAAGATCGCAGGCAGGCTCGACAAAAAATTCGGCGCCGGCCGCGACCGCAACGCCGCGCATCGGGATTGA
- the carA gene encoding glutamine-hydrolyzing carbamoyl-phosphate synthase small subunit: protein MPTPALLALADGTLFHGEAVGAAGATVGEVVFNTAMTGYQEILTDASYAQQIVTLTAPHVGNTGCNAPDEESGKVQAAGLIVRDVPRLASNWRSTESLQDYLKRHGIVAIADIDTRKLTRILRDRGAQHGCIVAGGSIDADDAIAKARAFPGLNGVDLAKVVSIHERQPWPEGNYDLDAQAFRKPVAKYKVVTYDYGVKRNILRLLVEQGCEVTLVPAQTPASDVLALKPDGICLSNGPGDPAACDYAVEATRKFLDAKIPLFGICLGHQLMGLALGAKTLKMPFGHHGANHPVKDLDDGRVLITSQNHGFAVDSATLPSNVRTTHVSLFDGSLQGFALTDRPAFCFQGHPEASPGPHDIGYLFQRFAKLMQEAR from the coding sequence ATGCCGACGCCCGCCTTGCTCGCCCTCGCCGATGGAACCCTCTTTCACGGCGAGGCCGTCGGGGCGGCGGGTGCGACGGTCGGCGAGGTGGTGTTCAACACCGCGATGACGGGATACCAGGAAATCCTGACCGACGCATCGTATGCACAACAGATCGTCACGCTGACCGCGCCACACGTGGGAAACACCGGTTGCAATGCGCCCGACGAGGAATCCGGCAAGGTGCAGGCGGCAGGACTGATCGTGCGCGACGTGCCGCGCCTCGCTTCCAACTGGCGCAGTACCGAATCGCTGCAGGACTACCTGAAGCGCCATGGCATCGTGGCGATCGCCGACATCGATACGCGCAAGCTTACCCGCATCCTGCGCGACAGGGGCGCGCAACACGGCTGCATCGTGGCGGGCGGATCGATCGATGCCGACGACGCCATCGCGAAGGCACGAGCATTCCCCGGATTGAATGGCGTCGATCTCGCCAAGGTGGTCAGCATCCATGAACGCCAGCCGTGGCCGGAAGGCAACTACGACCTCGATGCGCAGGCGTTTCGCAAGCCTGTCGCGAAGTACAAGGTGGTCACCTATGACTACGGCGTGAAGCGCAACATCCTGCGCCTGTTGGTGGAACAGGGTTGCGAGGTGACGCTGGTTCCGGCGCAGACACCCGCCAGCGACGTGCTTGCGCTGAAGCCCGACGGCATTTGCCTCTCCAATGGTCCCGGTGATCCCGCGGCCTGCGACTATGCGGTCGAGGCCACGCGCAAATTCCTGGACGCGAAGATCCCGCTGTTTGGCATCTGCCTTGGCCATCAGTTGATGGGCCTCGCGCTCGGCGCGAAGACGCTGAAGATGCCCTTCGGCCATCATGGGGCGAATCATCCGGTGAAAGATCTCGATGATGGCCGTGTGCTGATCACCTCGCAGAACCACGGCTTCGCGGTCGATTCCGCCACGCTGCCGTCCAACGTGCGCACCACCCACGTCTCGCTGTTCGACGGCTCGTTGCAGGGTTTCGCACTCACCGACCGTCCCGCATTCTGTTTCCAGGGACATCCCGAGGCGAGTCCGGGGCCGCATGACATCGGTTACCTGTTCCAACGATTCGCGAAGCTGATGCAGGAGGCTCGCTGA
- the carB gene encoding carbamoyl-phosphate synthase large subunit produces the protein MPRRTDLKTVLIIGAGPIVIGQACEFDYSGAQACKALREEGYRVVLVNSNPATIMTDPEMADRVYIEPINWRTVERIIEKEKPDALLPTMGGQTALNCALELADHGVLEKHGVELIGASRDAIRMAEDRELFRNAMDEIGLESPKSAIARTLEEAREGQAALGFPCIVRPSFTLGGTGGGIAYNVEEFERIVTRGLELSPVHEVLIDESVLGWKEFEMEVVRDRADNCIIVCSIENFDPMGVHTGDSITVAPALTLTDKEYQRLRNASIAVLRKIGVDTGGSNVQFGVNPADGRVVVIEMNPRVSRSSALASKATGFPIAKVAAKLAVGYTLDELKNEITGGKTPASFEPSIDYIVTKIPRFAFEKFPAADPHLTTQMKSVGEVMAIGRTFSESLQKALRGLETGHDGLNAGGIDWKTPEGMESLKRELRQPGPERIFHLGDAFRAGLSLENVHDLCKIDPWFLAAIEDIIASEADVRAGGMRALDAARMRELKRMGFSDSRLAALLQSDERAVRHLRHTLDVRPVYKRVDSCAAEFATTTAYMYSTYEEECEADPTDRKKIMVLGGGPNRIGQGIEFDYCCVHAVLALREDGFETIMVNCNPETVSTDYDTSDRLYFEPVTLEDVLEIMDKEKPAGVIVQYGGQTPLKLARALEAAGVPIIGTSSDSIDLAEDRERFQQLIDKLHLKQPPNRIAHTAEEAMVLARELGYPLIVRPSYVLGGRAMEVVHAYEDLSRYIRDAVRVSDKSPVLLDRFLDNAVEVDVDVVADADGNVLIGGIMQHIEEAGIHSGDSSCVLPSVDLSAEVLATLREYTFRLARALKVIGLMNVQYAIQKHNGDSKVFVLEVNPRASRTVPYVSKATGVPLAKIASRLMTGRKLREFLPANIERAADLDTGACFYVKSPVFPWSKFPGVDTVLGPEMKSTGEVMGTADNFGEAFAKAQLAAGNRLPTRGTVFISVTDRDKPQVVDIARRFVGLGFKLVATTGTALVVEEAGLIVERVFKVKEGRPNVVDLLKGDRIQLIINTPHGAEPWFDEKSIRRAAVTHQVQCITTLAAARAAADGIAALQQGQTNVRALQALHAQHAAMR, from the coding sequence ATGCCCCGCCGCACCGACCTCAAAACCGTCCTGATCATCGGCGCCGGCCCGATCGTGATCGGCCAGGCCTGCGAATTCGACTACTCGGGCGCGCAGGCCTGCAAGGCGCTGCGCGAGGAAGGCTATCGCGTGGTGCTGGTGAATTCGAACCCGGCCACGATCATGACCGATCCCGAGATGGCCGATCGGGTCTACATCGAGCCGATCAACTGGCGCACGGTCGAGCGCATCATCGAGAAGGAAAAACCCGACGCGCTGTTGCCGACGATGGGTGGGCAGACCGCGCTGAACTGCGCGCTGGAACTGGCCGATCACGGCGTGCTGGAAAAACACGGCGTCGAACTGATCGGCGCTTCGCGCGATGCGATCCGCATGGCCGAGGACCGCGAGCTGTTCCGCAACGCGATGGACGAGATCGGGCTGGAATCGCCGAAGTCGGCGATCGCGCGTACGCTGGAAGAGGCCCGCGAGGGCCAGGCCGCGCTTGGCTTTCCGTGCATCGTGCGCCCGTCGTTCACCTTGGGCGGCACCGGCGGCGGCATCGCCTACAACGTCGAGGAATTCGAGCGGATCGTCACGCGCGGGCTGGAACTGTCGCCCGTGCACGAAGTCCTGATCGACGAGTCGGTGCTGGGCTGGAAGGAGTTCGAGATGGAAGTGGTCCGCGACCGCGCGGACAACTGCATCATCGTGTGCTCGATCGAGAACTTCGATCCGATGGGCGTGCACACCGGCGACTCGATCACCGTGGCACCCGCGTTGACGCTGACCGACAAGGAATACCAGCGCCTGCGTAATGCCTCCATTGCGGTACTGCGCAAGATCGGCGTCGACACCGGCGGCAGCAACGTGCAGTTCGGCGTGAATCCCGCCGATGGCCGCGTGGTGGTGATCGAGATGAATCCACGCGTGTCGCGTTCATCCGCACTCGCCTCTAAAGCGACGGGGTTCCCGATTGCGAAAGTGGCGGCCAAACTCGCGGTCGGCTACACGCTGGATGAACTCAAAAACGAGATCACCGGCGGCAAGACGCCGGCGTCGTTCGAGCCGAGCATCGATTACATCGTCACCAAGATCCCGCGCTTCGCGTTCGAAAAGTTTCCGGCCGCCGACCCGCACCTGACCACGCAGATGAAGTCGGTGGGCGAAGTGATGGCGATCGGCCGCACCTTCTCCGAATCGCTGCAGAAGGCGCTGCGTGGACTCGAGACAGGTCATGACGGCCTGAATGCCGGCGGCATCGACTGGAAGACGCCGGAGGGCATGGAATCACTGAAGCGCGAGCTGCGCCAGCCCGGCCCCGAACGCATCTTCCACCTTGGCGATGCATTCCGCGCGGGACTGTCGCTGGAAAACGTGCACGACCTGTGCAAGATCGATCCATGGTTCCTTGCGGCGATCGAGGACATCATCGCCAGCGAAGCCGATGTACGCGCCGGGGGCATGCGTGCGCTGGACGCCGCGCGGATGCGCGAGTTGAAACGCATGGGTTTTTCCGATTCGCGGCTCGCGGCCCTGCTGCAATCGGACGAGCGCGCGGTGCGACACTTGCGCCACACGCTGGACGTGCGTCCGGTGTACAAGCGCGTGGATTCGTGTGCGGCCGAGTTCGCCACCACCACCGCGTACATGTATTCGACCTACGAGGAAGAGTGCGAGGCCGATCCGACCGACCGCAAGAAGATCATGGTGCTGGGTGGCGGCCCCAACCGCATCGGGCAGGGCATCGAATTCGATTACTGCTGCGTGCACGCGGTGCTGGCGCTGCGCGAGGATGGTTTCGAAACCATCATGGTGAATTGCAATCCGGAAACGGTTTCCACCGACTATGACACCTCGGATCGCCTGTATTTCGAACCGGTGACATTGGAAGACGTGCTGGAAATCATGGACAAGGAAAAGCCGGCGGGCGTGATCGTGCAGTACGGCGGCCAGACGCCGCTGAAGTTGGCGCGTGCGCTGGAAGCCGCGGGCGTGCCGATCATCGGCACCTCTTCCGATTCGATCGACCTGGCCGAAGATCGCGAACGCTTCCAGCAATTGATCGACAAGCTGCACCTGAAGCAACCGCCGAACCGCATCGCGCACACCGCCGAGGAGGCGATGGTGCTGGCGCGCGAACTCGGCTATCCGCTGATCGTGCGGCCGAGCTACGTGCTGGGCGGTCGCGCGATGGAAGTGGTGCACGCGTACGAGGACCTCTCACGCTACATCCGCGACGCCGTGCGGGTATCCGACAAATCGCCGGTGCTTCTGGACCGCTTCCTCGACAACGCGGTCGAGGTGGACGTGGATGTGGTCGCCGACGCCGATGGGAACGTGCTGATCGGCGGCATCATGCAGCACATCGAGGAAGCCGGCATTCACAGCGGCGATTCCTCCTGCGTGCTGCCTTCCGTTGATCTTTCCGCCGAAGTGCTCGCCACCTTGCGCGAGTACACCTTCCGCCTGGCGCGCGCACTGAAGGTCATCGGCCTGATGAACGTGCAGTACGCCATTCAGAAGCACAACGGCGATTCCAAGGTCTTCGTGCTGGAAGTGAATCCGCGCGCCTCGCGCACCGTGCCCTATGTTTCGAAAGCGACTGGCGTGCCGCTGGCCAAGATTGCCTCGCGCCTTATGACCGGGCGCAAACTCCGCGAATTTTTGCCCGCCAACATCGAGCGCGCCGCCGATCTCGATACCGGTGCTTGCTTCTACGTCAAGTCGCCGGTGTTTCCGTGGTCGAAGTTTCCCGGCGTCGACACCGTGCTCGGCCCTGAGATGAAATCCACGGGAGAGGTCATGGGCACGGCCGACAACTTCGGAGAAGCTTTCGCCAAGGCCCAGCTTGCCGCCGGCAACCGTCTGCCCACGCGCGGCACCGTCTTTATCAGCGTCACCGACCGCGACAAGCCGCAAGTGGTAGACATTGCCCGCCGCTTCGTGGGCCTCGGCTTCAAGCTGGTTGCCACCACCGGTACTGCACTCGTTGTGGAAGAGGCCGGACTGATTGTCGAGCGCGTCTTCAAGGTGAAAGAAGGACGGCCCAACGTGGTCGATCTGCTCAAGGGTGATCGCATTCAGCTGATCATCAACACGCCGCACGGCGCCGAGCCCTGGTTCGACGAAAAATCCATTCGCCGCGCCGCAGTCACTCACCAAGTGCAGTGCATCACTACCCTGGCAGCGGCTCGTGCCGCCGCCGACGGCATCGCTGCCCTGCAACAGGGCCAAACCAACGTCCGCGCCCTCCAGGCCCTTCACGCCCAGCACGCCGCCATGCGCTAG
- a CDS encoding dihydrodipicolinate synthase family protein has product MLLHGIFPPITTPFYPDGDVYYKKLESNVDRYSRSPVAGLVVQGSTGEAILLSDQERRDVLKAAMEAAAPNKVMIAGTGIESAIETLRLTEYAAKLGYDAAMVRTPHYYKSQINRPQNMLAFYRTVADRSPLPIIIYNFPQATGYDMPAEVVIQLAEHSNIIAIKESSGSIEKVQQMVAHTRHIKRTAAVTEVQEAVTGRMKKAAEAAASSGSLPISGQSSSAAVAVVGGLKTRQKEVGFQVMVGAAQKLEPSLAVGAVGAILALACPAPTACFEIYAAWKEMNEKVAREKQERIAEAAVKVVGEMSIAGVKYAMDLNGYYGGPVRLPLLSLNAEEKATVEKLMENVKN; this is encoded by the coding sequence ATGCTCTTGCACGGAATCTTTCCTCCCATCACCACGCCGTTCTATCCCGACGGCGACGTGTACTACAAAAAGCTCGAATCCAACGTTGACCGCTACTCGCGCTCGCCGGTCGCGGGACTGGTCGTGCAGGGCTCGACCGGCGAAGCCATCCTGCTCAGCGACCAGGAGCGCCGCGACGTGCTCAAGGCCGCGATGGAAGCGGCTGCCCCGAACAAAGTGATGATCGCCGGAACCGGGATCGAGTCCGCCATCGAAACCCTGCGCCTGACCGAGTACGCGGCCAAGCTTGGATACGACGCGGCCATGGTGCGCACGCCGCATTACTACAAATCGCAGATCAACCGGCCGCAGAACATGCTGGCCTTCTATCGCACCGTCGCCGACCGCTCACCGCTGCCCATTATCATCTACAACTTCCCCCAGGCCACCGGCTACGACATGCCCGCGGAAGTGGTGATCCAGCTCGCCGAGCACTCCAACATCATCGCCATCAAGGAATCCAGCGGATCTATCGAGAAGGTGCAGCAGATGGTCGCGCACACGCGTCACATCAAGCGCACCGCTGCCGTAACTGAAGTCCAGGAGGCGGTCACCGGACGCATGAAGAAAGCGGCCGAGGCCGCCGCGAGTTCCGGCAGCCTACCGATCTCGGGCCAGTCGTCCTCCGCCGCGGTCGCCGTGGTCGGCGGGCTCAAGACGCGGCAGAAGGAAGTCGGCTTCCAGGTGATGGTGGGCGCGGCCCAGAAACTGGAACCGTCGCTTGCGGTCGGCGCCGTGGGCGCTATCCTTGCCCTTGCCTGCCCCGCTCCTACCGCCTGTTTCGAGATCTATGCCGCCTGGAAAGAGATGAATGAAAAGGTTGCGCGCGAGAAGCAGGAGCGCATCGCCGAAGCGGCCGTGAAAGTCGTCGGCGAGATGTCGATTGCCGGCGTGAAGTACGCCATGGACCTGAATGGCTACTACGGCGGTCCTGTCCGTTTGCCGCTGCTGTCGCTGAACGCGGAAGAGAAAGCAACGGTCGAGAAGCTGATGGAGAATGTCAAGAACTAG
- a CDS encoding ferritin-like domain-containing protein has protein sequence MPLFIRDVEEIRQRAMRKIEEGPVTASYGLDKDRVITILNEALATEIVCVLRYMHHYFMATGVHGKAVANEFKEHADAEREHADQIAERISQLGGKPDFSPQTLLQRSASQYIEGETLADMIREDLIAERVVIEVYAEMIRFFGDKDPTTRVMVEGILKDEEEHATDLVDLLYIVDPHTGETEGEDPGTHPLSMHPEQNRRGEQQQRGGDGQRQKSGSQQGRQQQQGRDQGRSGQSAQVPDLHGHPARKAPDIDEMFEEPGEVKAGAEGGRSRSVHVTSPNRKRKRIA, from the coding sequence ATGCCACTGTTCATCCGGGACGTTGAAGAAATTCGCCAGCGCGCCATGCGCAAGATCGAAGAAGGTCCGGTCACCGCATCCTACGGTCTGGACAAAGACCGCGTCATTACCATTCTCAACGAGGCCCTGGCCACCGAGATCGTCTGCGTGCTCCGTTACATGCACCACTACTTCATGGCCACCGGGGTGCACGGCAAGGCTGTCGCCAACGAATTCAAGGAGCACGCCGACGCCGAGCGCGAACACGCCGACCAGATCGCCGAACGCATCTCGCAACTAGGCGGCAAACCCGACTTCAGCCCGCAGACGCTGCTGCAGCGTTCCGCCTCGCAGTACATCGAGGGCGAAACCCTGGCCGACATGATCCGCGAAGACCTGATCGCCGAGCGCGTGGTGATCGAGGTTTACGCCGAGATGATCCGCTTTTTCGGCGACAAGGATCCAACCACCCGCGTCATGGTCGAGGGCATTCTCAAGGATGAGGAAGAGCACGCCACCGACCTCGTCGATCTTCTTTACATCGTGGACCCGCACACCGGCGAGACCGAAGGCGAGGATCCGGGCACACATCCGCTGTCCATGCATCCGGAACAGAACCGTCGCGGCGAGCAGCAGCAGCGCGGCGGAGATGGCCAACGCCAGAAGTCCGGCAGCCAGCAGGGGCGTCAACAACAGCAGGGCCGGGATCAGGGTCGGAGCGGACAGTCTGCACAAGTCCCCGATCTTCACGGGCATCCGGCGCGCAAAGCGCCCGACATCGACGAAATGTTCGAAGAACCCGGCGAGGTGAAAGCCGGCGCAGAAGGCGGGCGCTCGCGCTCCGTGCACGTAACCAGCCCGAACCGCAAGCGGAAAAGAATTGCCTGA
- a CDS encoding TetR/AcrR family transcriptional regulator yields the protein MAPRKSSRASRLRREQNGETRFDRRLGEILGFATDVFYTKGYEGASMRDLSRASGMSLAGLYYYFESKEKLLYLIQKETFGTIMGQLRARLQDVTDPEERVRVFIHNHLEYFLANLKAMKVLSHEDEALGGPLGAEIAAMKREYYIIIRGLVEDLRRSKGKGFNGGISSRVAAVSLFGMMNWIYTWHNPRRDAGPQELAKSMADIFLRGLLGSNTSKPVSVGDTATAKPAERGQRSASSNI from the coding sequence ATGGCCCCCCGGAAAAGCAGCCGCGCTTCCCGCCTCCGCCGGGAGCAGAATGGCGAAACCCGTTTCGACCGCCGCCTGGGGGAGATCCTCGGCTTTGCCACCGATGTCTTTTACACCAAGGGCTACGAAGGGGCGTCGATGCGCGACCTGTCGCGCGCCAGCGGCATGTCGCTGGCCGGGCTCTACTACTACTTTGAATCCAAGGAAAAGCTGCTCTACCTGATCCAGAAGGAAACCTTCGGCACGATCATGGGACAGCTGCGGGCGCGTTTGCAGGATGTGACCGATCCGGAAGAGCGGGTCCGGGTCTTCATTCACAACCACCTCGAATACTTCCTCGCCAACCTGAAGGCCATGAAGGTGCTGTCGCACGAGGACGAGGCGCTGGGCGGACCGCTGGGCGCCGAGATCGCAGCCATGAAGCGCGAGTACTACATCATCATTCGCGGGCTGGTCGAAGACCTGCGGCGCAGCAAGGGCAAGGGCTTCAACGGCGGAATCTCGTCGCGGGTGGCGGCGGTGAGCTTGTTCGGCATGATGAACTGGATTTACACCTGGCACAATCCGCGCCGGGACGCAGGCCCGCAGGAACTGGCGAAATCCATGGCCGACATCTTCCTGCGCGGGCTGCTGGGGAGCAACACTTCCAAGCCGGTCTCAGTGGGGGACACGGCGACAGCGAAACCGGCTGAACGCGGGCAGCGCTCCGCGTCATCCAATATCTGA
- a CDS encoding enoyl-CoA hydratase/isomerase family protein: MASTTQTAEGTKPLIHYRNDGGVGIITLDDPPANTYTYEMNRQLDDAILKARMDNDVYVIVLTGSGDKFFSAGANIKMLASVDPTFKYYFCLHANETLLRLEHTPKLVIAALNGHTVGGGLEIAMAADLRIARRDAGKIGLPEVNLGVLPGTGGTQRLSRLVGKSRAIELIVTGNTFSFEEAKEMGIINDIFERDNFMENVLEYARQFCPPNKAAKAVGNIKRSIQTGWEIPMESALAVERELQALLFNSQDAKEGLNAYVEKRPAEFKAK, from the coding sequence ATGGCGAGCACCACTCAGACGGCTGAGGGCACGAAACCGCTTATTCACTACCGCAACGACGGCGGCGTGGGCATCATCACGCTGGACGATCCGCCGGCGAACACCTACACCTACGAAATGAACCGGCAGCTGGACGACGCCATCCTGAAGGCGCGCATGGATAACGACGTCTATGTGATCGTGCTGACCGGGTCGGGCGACAAGTTTTTCTCCGCCGGCGCCAACATCAAGATGTTGGCCAGCGTGGATCCGACGTTCAAGTACTACTTCTGCCTGCACGCCAACGAGACACTGCTGCGGCTGGAACACACGCCGAAGCTGGTCATCGCCGCGCTCAACGGACACACCGTCGGAGGCGGACTGGAAATCGCCATGGCCGCCGACCTGCGCATCGCGCGGCGCGACGCGGGCAAGATCGGGCTGCCGGAGGTCAACCTCGGGGTGCTGCCCGGAACCGGGGGAACGCAACGGCTGTCGCGCCTGGTCGGCAAGTCGAGGGCGATCGAGCTGATCGTCACCGGCAACACGTTCTCGTTTGAAGAGGCCAAGGAGATGGGCATCATCAACGACATCTTCGAGCGCGATAACTTCATGGAGAACGTGCTGGAGTACGCGCGCCAGTTCTGCCCGCCCAACAAGGCCGCCAAGGCGGTGGGCAACATCAAACGCTCCATCCAGACGGGATGGGAGATTCCGATGGAGTCGGCGCTGGCCGTCGAGCGCGAGCTGCAGGCGCTGCTGTTCAATAGCCAGGACGCAAAGGAAGGGCTGAACGCATACGTGGAGAAGCGGCCGGCGGAATTTAAAGCGAAATAG